The following are from one region of the Nicotiana tomentosiformis chromosome 7, ASM39032v3, whole genome shotgun sequence genome:
- the LOC104117871 gene encoding uncharacterized protein isoform X3, with protein sequence MENQKSLLSRPSIYNIQDHKRRKKHSVTKDKVEPSKNRKYSVESKERVPSLSDITNDMRIHHLQPSNNTNYSVESEERVPSLSDITNDMQNNIGYEDDEEYPGGRTAHSRFAIPLNPTEDSTCNIKQGSPLAKLIVKAKLIIWDEAPMMHKYCFEALDQTLRDILRFKDPSNLDQPLGGKTIVLGGDFRQILLVITKGSRYKIPSRKSNSCDNSSDGGVGE encoded by the exons ATGGAAAATCAAAAGAGCCTACTTTCCCGACCAAGCATATACAACATACAGGATCATAAACGGCGCAAAAAACACTCGGTTACCAAAG ATAAAGTTGAACCTTCCAAAAACAGAAAATATTCAGTCGAAAGTAAAGAAAGAGTTCCTTCTTTGTCTGATATAACAAATG ACATGAGAATACATCATCTTCAGCCCTCCAACAATACAAACTATTCTGTCGAAAGTGAAGAAAGAGTTCCTTCTTTGTCCGATATAACAAATG ACATGCAAAATAACATAGGATATGAAGATGATGAAGAGTATCCAG GAGGTCGAACTGCTCATTCAAGATTTGCGATCCCTCTAAATCCAACTGAAGATTCAACATGCAATATAAAACAAGGTAGTCCTTTGGCAAAGTTGATTGTGAAGGCAAAATTAATCATTTGGGATGAGGCACCAATGATGCATAAATATTGTTTTGAAGCTCTTGATCAAACTCTTAGAGATATTCTAAGATTTAAAGATCCATCAAATTTAGATCAGCCACTTGGAGGCAAAACAATTGTTCTTGGAGGTGATTTCAGACAAATCTTGCTTGTAATTACAAAAGGTAGCAG ATATAAAATACCTTCAAGAAAGAGCAATTCTTGCGACAACTCTTCAGATGGTGGAGTCGGTGAATGA
- the LOC104117871 gene encoding uncharacterized protein isoform X4 has product MKLTFEQKSVYDKIISAVNEDKGGLFFLYGHGGTGKTFIWKTLSSGIRSKGDIVINVASSGIASLLLPGGRTAHSRFAIPLNPTEDSTCNIKQGSPLAKLIVKAKLIIWDEAPMMHKYCFEALDQTLRDILRFKDPSNLDQPLGGKTIVLGGDFRQILLVITKGSRYKIPSRKSNSCDNSSDGGVGE; this is encoded by the exons ATGAAATTAACATTCGAGCAGAAGTCTGTTTATGATAAAATCATATCTGCAGTGAATGAAGATAAAGGAGGGTTATTCTTTTTATATGGTCATGGAGGAACTGGCAAAACTTTTATCTGGAAAACATTATCTTCTGGCATACGATCTAAAGGCGATATAGTGATAAATGTTGCTTCAAGTGGTATTGCTTCTCTTTTGTTACCAGGAGGTCGAACTGCTCATTCAAGATTTGCGATCCCTCTAAATCCAACTGAAGATTCAACATGCAATATAAAACAAGGTAGTCCTTTGGCAAAGTTGATTGTGAAGGCAAAATTAATCATTTGGGATGAGGCACCAATGATGCATAAATATTGTTTTGAAGCTCTTGATCAAACTCTTAGAGATATTCTAAGATTTAAAGATCCATCAAATTTAGATCAGCCACTTGGAGGCAAAACAATTGTTCTTGGAGGTGATTTCAGACAAATCTTGCTTGTAATTACAAAAGGTAGCAG ATATAAAATACCTTCAAGAAAGAGCAATTCTTGCGACAACTCTTCAGATGGTGGAGTCGGTGAATGA
- the LOC104117871 gene encoding uncharacterized protein isoform X1, which produces MIESSRLKFIRTHQKQLRVDSYKVLTDAILHGDIDPSSQGKRIILPSSFTGGARYMVQNYQDAMAICKWAGYPDLFITFTCNPKWPEITRFVESRNLNPEDRPDILSRVFKIKLNRLIKDLRDNHVFGQVKAVIYTIEFQKRGLPHAHILLFLHEHNKFSSASDIDRIISTEIPDEVSDPNYYNAVKNLMMHGPCGSARKSSPCMQNGRCTKHFPKRFVDATTVDEEGYPVYRRRDNGRTIMKNGIDLDNRYVVPHNRFLLLKYGTHINVEWCNQTRSIKYLFKYVNKGHDRASAAFSQSTHDNGSSTVDEINMYYDCRYISPCEAAWRIFKFPIHHREPSVERLSFHLPNEQSVIFSDDDPIDNVANKSTVKESMFLGWFEANKLYLEARNLTYAEFPLKFWWNQNKKNGKRG; this is translated from the exons ATGATAGAATCTTCTCGGTTGAAGTTTATAAGGACTCATCAAAAGCAATTAAGAGTTGATTCTTATAAAGTCCTAACAGATGCTATATTGCATGGTGACATCGATCCTTCATCCCAAGGTAAAAGGATAATTCTACCTTCAAGCTTTACAGGGGGTGCACGATATATGGTTCAGAATTATCAAGATGCTATGGCAATATGCAAATGGGCTGGGTACCCTGATCTTTTTATCACATTTACTTGCAATCCTAAGTGGCCAGAGATTACTAGATTTGTTGAGAGCAGGAACTTGAATCCTGAAGATCGTCCAGACATTTTAAGTAGGGTGTTCAAAATTAAATTGAACCGCTTAATCAAGGATTTGAGAGATAATCATGTTTTTGGACAAGTAAAAGCAG TGATTTATACCATTGAGTTCCAAAAACGAGGGCTGCCTCATGCTCATATCTTACTTTTTCTTCATGAGCATAATAAATTTTCATCTGCGTCAGATATTGATCGAATAATTTCGACAGAAATACCAGATGAAGTGAGTGATCCTAATTATTACAATGCCGTAAAAAATTTAATGATGCATGGTCCATGTGGTTCTGCTAGGAAATCTTCTCCTTGCATGCAAAATGGTAGATGTACAAAGCACTTTCCTAAAAGGTTTGTTGACGCAACAACGGTTGATGAAGAAGGGTATCCTGTTTATAGAAGAAGGGATAATGGTAGAACAATTATGAAAAATGGTATTGATTTGGATAACAGATATGTGGTGCCACACAATCGCTTCTTATTATTAAAATATGGTACTCATATCAATGTGGAGTGGTGCAATCAAACAAGATCCATTAAATACTTATTTAAGTATGTCAATAAAGGTCATGATCGTGCATCTGCTGCTTTTTCTCAAAGTACTCATGACAATGGTTCATCAACCGTTGATGAAATCAACATGTATTATGATTGTCGCTACATATCCCCATGTGAAGCTGCTTGGAGAATATTTAAATTTCCAATTCACCATAGAGAACCGTCAGTGGAAAGACTATCATTCCATCTTCCAAATGAGCAAAGTGTCATTTTCTCTGATGATGATCCAATTGATAATGTTGCCAATAAATCAACTGTAAAGGAATCGATGTTTTTAGGATGGTTTGAGGCAAACAAACTTTATTTGGAAGCAAGAAATTTGACTTACGCCGAATTCCCTCTTAAATTTTGGTggaaccaaaataaaaaaaatgggaaAAGAGGATAA
- the LOC104117871 gene encoding uncharacterized protein isoform X2, whose protein sequence is MENQKSLLSRPSIYNIQDHKRRKKHSVTKDKVEPSKNRKYSVESKERVPSLSDITNDMRIHHLQPSNNTNYSVESEERVPSLSDITNDMQNNIGYEDDEEYPDLKQMLDDNNVLAKTFRMVRDRFQKNVDSNVKLRLIGKRGTDGRRYNLPTIPEVVVLVVGDFEVSRSDRDIIIETQSGQLQRINELNAAYLGLQYPLLFPYGEDGYREDIPLSQGEESSRGRQCVSMREFFAYRIQER, encoded by the exons ATGGAAAATCAAAAGAGCCTACTTTCCCGACCAAGCATATACAACATACAGGATCATAAACGGCGCAAAAAACACTCGGTTACCAAAG ATAAAGTTGAACCTTCCAAAAACAGAAAATATTCAGTCGAAAGTAAAGAAAGAGTTCCTTCTTTGTCTGATATAACAAATG ACATGAGAATACATCATCTTCAGCCCTCCAACAATACAAACTATTCTGTCGAAAGTGAAGAAAGAGTTCCTTCTTTGTCCGATATAACAAATG ACATGCAAAATAACATAGGATATGAAGATGATGAAGAGTATCCAG ATCTGAAACAAATGCTTGATGACAATAATGTTTTGGCAAAGACATTTAGGATGGTCAGAGATCGATTCCAAAAGAATGTAGACTCCAATGTTAAGCTCAGATTAATAGGGAAAAGAGGTACCGATGGTAGAAGATACAACTTACCAACAATACCAGAAGTAGTTGTTTTGGTGGTTGGTGATTTTGAAGTTTCTAGAAGTGACCGCGATATCATTATAGAAACACAATCTGGACAACTACAAAGGATAAATGAACTAAATGCTGCATATTTAGGTCTACAATAtcctttgctttttccttatggtGAAGATGGGTACAGAGAGGACATTCCTTTAAGTCAAGGTGAAGAATCATCGAGAGGAAGGCAATGTGTTAGCATGCGAGAATTTTTCGCTTATAGAATTCAGGAAAGATAA